A single genomic interval of Acidobacteriota bacterium harbors:
- a CDS encoding nitroreductase family protein: protein MADPKFLPLTSWRELEPDEMLRRAAEFRQQMQRRRTVRYFSDRPVPRELIEDCLLAAGTAPSGANLQPWHFVVVNDAAIKHRIRVEAEAEEHEFYTRKAPQEWLDALAPLGTDEHKPFLETAPYLIVVFAQSYGVLPDGRRVKNYYVQESVGIATGMLITAVHNAGLVSLTHTPSPMGFLTEILGRPANEKPFLILVVGYPAEDAVVPDIGKKSLEEIATFL, encoded by the coding sequence ATGGCTGATCCGAAGTTTCTTCCCCTGACAAGCTGGCGCGAATTGGAGCCGGACGAAATGCTGCGCCGCGCGGCGGAATTCCGCCAACAGATGCAGCGCCGCCGCACGGTTCGTTACTTTTCCGACCGTCCAGTTCCCCGCGAACTGATTGAAGATTGTCTGCTGGCAGCCGGAACGGCTCCGAGCGGCGCGAATTTGCAGCCCTGGCATTTTGTTGTCGTCAACGATGCGGCGATCAAACATCGCATTCGCGTTGAAGCTGAAGCAGAAGAGCACGAGTTTTATACGCGAAAAGCTCCCCAAGAATGGCTCGACGCGCTGGCGCCGCTCGGTACCGATGAACACAAACCGTTTCTGGAAACCGCGCCGTATTTGATCGTCGTGTTTGCGCAAAGTTACGGCGTGCTGCCCGATGGGCGGCGGGTGAAAAACTATTACGTCCAGGAATCCGTGGGCATCGCCACGGGAATGCTGATCACGGCGGTTCACAACGCCGGTTTGGTTTCGCTGACGCACACCCCCAGTCCGATGGGATTTTTGACCGAAATTCTGGGACGACCCGCAAATGAAAAGCCGTTTTTGATTCTGGTCGTCGGCTACCCGGCGGAAGATGCTGTCGTGCCCGACATCGGCAAAAAATCGTTAGAAGAAATCGCCACGTTTCTGTGA
- the hppD gene encoding 4-hydroxyphenylpyruvate dioxygenase — MSNNPLKIRQVHHIEFYVGNAKQADYYYRNAFGFDRIAYTGLETGNREQCSYALQQGTFRLLLTTPYTPRDASSLHVLKHGDAVRDIAFEVDDADFAFEEALRRGAEPAVAPYTIKSKRGEARRSAVKIYGDTIHSFFSKTNYNGPFMPDFVESKAPGRNAGLLRLDHYVANVEAGQMQVWEEWYKRVLGLERFMTFDDKDISTEYTALNSVVMANESRSIKFPINEPAPGLRKSQIEEYNEFNQAAGVQHIALLTTDIVKTIRQLRANGVEFLEVPDSYYEMLRDRVGAIDEDIATLRELKILVDRDEEGYLLQLFTKPVEDRPTLFFEIIQRKGAQGFGKGNFKALFEAIEREQERRGNLV, encoded by the coding sequence ATGAGCAACAATCCACTGAAAATCCGCCAGGTCCATCACATTGAATTCTACGTCGGCAACGCGAAGCAGGCCGATTATTACTACCGCAACGCTTTTGGCTTTGACCGCATCGCTTACACGGGCCTCGAAACCGGCAACCGCGAGCAGTGTTCGTACGCTTTGCAGCAAGGGACGTTTCGGCTGTTGCTGACGACGCCGTATACGCCGCGCGACGCTTCGAGTTTGCATGTGCTGAAGCACGGAGACGCCGTGCGCGACATCGCTTTTGAGGTAGACGACGCCGATTTCGCGTTTGAGGAAGCTTTGCGGCGCGGCGCGGAACCGGCGGTTGCGCCCTACACTATCAAAAGCAAGCGCGGCGAGGCGCGACGGTCGGCGGTCAAAATTTACGGCGACACGATTCATTCGTTTTTCTCAAAGACGAATTACAACGGGCCGTTTATGCCGGATTTTGTCGAATCGAAAGCGCCGGGGCGAAACGCAGGCTTGCTGCGCCTGGATCATTACGTCGCCAATGTCGAAGCCGGGCAAATGCAGGTGTGGGAGGAATGGTACAAGCGCGTGCTGGGGCTGGAACGGTTTATGACCTTCGACGACAAAGACATTTCGACCGAATACACGGCCTTGAACAGCGTGGTGATGGCCAACGAATCGCGCAGCATCAAATTCCCGATCAACGAACCTGCGCCTGGATTGCGCAAAAGCCAGATCGAAGAATACAACGAATTCAACCAGGCAGCGGGCGTCCAGCACATTGCATTGCTGACGACCGACATCGTCAAAACAATCCGCCAGCTTCGTGCAAACGGCGTGGAATTTCTGGAAGTACCGGACAGTTATTACGAAATGTTGCGCGACCGAGTCGGTGCAATTGACGAAGACATCGCTACGCTGCGCGAGTTGAAAATCCTGGTTGACCGCGACGAAGAAGGTTATTTGCTGCAACTGTTCACCAAACCGGTCGAAGATCGTCCGACATTGTTTTTTGAAATCATCCAGCGCAAAGGCGCGCAAGGTTTCGGCAAAGGCAACTTCAAAGCCTTGTTTGAAGCCATCGAGCGCGAACAGGAGCGGCGCGGCAATCTGGTGTGA